In Zingiber officinale cultivar Zhangliang chromosome 8B, Zo_v1.1, whole genome shotgun sequence, a single genomic region encodes these proteins:
- the LOC122015113 gene encoding mitogen-activated protein kinase 1-like yields the protein MEDGAQPTDTEMMEAGAQPQPAAAPAGQGGLDNIQETLSHGGRFIQYNIFGNIFEVTSKYKPPIMPIGKGAYGIVCSALNSETGEQVAIKKIANAFDNKIDGKRTLREIKLLRHMDHENIVAIRDIIPPPARNTFNDVYIAYELMDTDLHQIIRSNQALSEEHCQYFLYQILRGLKYIHSANVLHRDLKPSNLLLNANCDLKICDFGLARTTSETDFMTEYVVTRWYRAPELLLNSSEYTAAIDVWSVGCIFMELMDRKPLFPGRDHVHQLRLLMELIGTPDETELDFLNENARRYISQLPRHPKQSLPEKFPHVNRTAIDLVEKMLTFDPRKRITVEEALSHPYLASLHDSSDEPVCMMPFSFDFEQHALSEEQMKELIYREALAFNPEYQQ from the exons ATGGAGGACGGAGCTCAGCCGACGGACACCGAGATGATGGAGGCGGGAGCGCAACCTCAGCCGGCTGCCGCGCCCGCCGGGCAGGGTGGCCTCGACAACATCCAGGAGACCCTCAGCCACGGCGGCCGGTTCATCCAGTACAACATATTTGGAAACATCTTCGAGGTTACCTCCAAGTACAAACCCCCAATCATGCCCATCGGCAAGGGAGCCTACGGGATCGTATG CTCGGCTTTGAATTCGGAGACGGGCGAGCAGGTTGCGATAAAGAAGATAGCAAACGCGTTTGATAACAAGATTGATGGGAAGAGGACTTTGCGGGAGATAAAGCTTCTCAGGCACATGGATCATGAAAAT ATTGTTGCAATCAGAGATATAATACCACCTCCTGCACGGAACACATTCAATGATGTCTACATTGCTTATGAGTTGATGGACACAGATCTGCATCAAATTATTCGCTCAAATCAGGCTCTTTCTGAGGAGCATTGCCAG TATTTCCTTTATCAGATTCTTCGGGGGCTAAAGTACATACATTCAGCAAATGTTCTTCACAGAGATTTGAAACCAAGCAATCTCCTCTTAAATGCCAACTGTGATCTGAAAATTTGTGACTTTGGGCTTGCTCGGACTACCTCGGAAACTGATTTTATGACAGAATATGTTGTTACAAGATGGTATCGAGCTCCAGAGCTGTTGTTGAATTCTTCAGAATATACTGCAGCAATTGATGTCTGGTCTGTTGGTTGTATCTTCATGGAACTGATGGACCGGAAGCCTCTATTTCCTGGAAGGGATCATGTGCATCAACTAAGGTTATTGATGGAG CTTATTGGCACTCCAGATGAGACCGAATTGGATTTCCTGAATGAGAATGCAAGAAGATACATAAGTCAACTTCCTCGTCATCCAAAACAGTCCTTGCCTGAAAAATTTCCACATGTTAATCGTACAGCTATTGATCTCGTCGAAAAGATGCTAACATTTGATCCTAGGAAGAGAATAACCG TTGAAGAAGCTCTATCACACCCTTACCTAGCATCTTTGCACGACAGCAGCGATGAACCAGTGTGCATGATGCCCTTCAGTTTCGACTTTGAGCAGCATGCACTTTCTGAAGAACAGATGAAAGAGCTCATCTACCGTGAGGCCCTTGCATTCAACCCCGAGTATCAGCAATGA